Proteins found in one Zea mays cultivar B73 chromosome 1, Zm-B73-REFERENCE-NAM-5.0, whole genome shotgun sequence genomic segment:
- the LOC100191767 gene encoding uncharacterized protein isoform X1 gives MEPDADEDYMGDLSRFLPPSPSSSPPKNLGRRKQPSTQAQAQPRAKRGKGVPWQERRRQERERKQREEDARTMAGLAEAIPESNVGFRMLRQMGYDPDSRAGAGAEPVGIEIRRSRAGLGAEEPVLAPAPAPAPVEKPREVSERERRQQEEMAVELRARKSTQWKGRRVVWDYRKAERALAQLENREVEPQAPEGEDKEKGAEEEEDVITEEDLQQILSKLRDQYQYCLYCGCKYESLEVLSKECPGPDEDDH, from the exons ATGGAGCCGGACGCCGATGAGGACTACATGGGAGACCTCTCACGCTTCCTCCCGCCGAGTCCGTCCTCCTCCCCACCGAAGAACCTCGGGCGCCGGAAGCAGCCATCCACGCAGGCGCAGGCGCAGCCGAGGGCGAAGCGCGGGAAGGGTGTGCCGTGGCAGGAGCGGCGGAGGCAGGAgcgcgagcggaagcagcgggaGGAGGACGCACGCACGATGGCCGGGCTCGCGGAAGCTATCCCTGAGAGCAACGTAGGGTTCAGGATGTTGAGGCAGATGGGGTACGATCCCGACTcccgcgccggcgccggcgccgaacCGGTCGGCATCGAGATCCGCCGCTCGCGGGCGGGGCTCGGGGCGGAGGAGCCTGTGTTGgctccggcgccggcgccggcgccggtggAGAAGCCCCGGGAGGTGTCGGAGCGGGAGCGTAGGCAGCAGGAGGAGATGGCGGTAGAGCTAAGGGCGCGGAAGAGCACGCAGTGGAAGGGCCGGAGGGTGGTGTGGGACTACCGCAAGGCCGAGAGGGCACTCGCGCAGCTGGAGAACCGGGAGGTGGAGCCACAGGCACCGGAGGGGGAGGACAAGGAGAAAGGGGCAGAGGAGGAAGAGGATGTGATCACTGAAGAG GATTTGCAGCAAATACTGTCTAAGTTGCGTGATCAGTACCAGTATTGCCTTTATTGTGGATGCAAA TATGAATCACTAGAAGTGCTGTCAAAGGAATGCCCTGGTCCTGATGAGGATGACCATTGA